One genomic segment of Mastomys coucha isolate ucsf_1 unplaced genomic scaffold, UCSF_Mcou_1 pScaffold22, whole genome shotgun sequence includes these proteins:
- the LOC116067892 gene encoding keratin-associated protein 10-3-like has translation MSRVTRDCFLAVSPAELLRIKSPKREICPPCVFGSCIFGPCIFGPCIFGPCIFGPCIFGSCIFGPCISDPCISGPCIFGPCIFDSCIFDPCISGPCISGPCIFGPCISDPCISSPCIFGPCIFNPCIFGPCISGPCIFGVSCEE, from the exons ATGTCGAGGGTGACTAGAGATTGTTTCCTGGCAGTCTCGCCAGCTGAGCTGCTCAGGATCAAG AGTCCCAAAAGGGAAATCTGCCCCCCCTGTGTCTTTGGTTCCTGCATCTTTGGCCCCTGCATCTTTGGCCCCTGCATCTTTGGTCCCTGCATCTTTGGCCCCTGCATCTTTGGCTCCTGCATCTTTGGCCCCTGCATCTCTGACCCCTGCATTTCTGGTCCCTGCATCTTTGGCCCCTGCATCTTTGACTCCTGCATCTTTGACCCCTGCATCTCTGGTCCCTGCATCTCTGGTCCCTGCATCTTTGGCCCCTGCATCTCTGACCCCTGCATTTCTAGTCCCTGCATCTTTGGCCCCTGCATCTTTAACCCCTGCATCTTTGGCCCCTGCATCTCTGGTCCCTGCATCTTTGGGGTCTCATGTGAGGAATGA
- the CUNH16orf95 gene encoding uncharacterized protein C16orf95 homolog isoform X1, whose amino-acid sequence MIPATPRGKGGRDRVAPRKHRSIHRKWKGSFQTFGKDVCITGQSVYPGLCTVPQDYVCCQCYSKFGGHLPVPRADALLPYWVPLSLRPRKQVSKMMRCYVPRAMRSCRCSCHCFGGRLPMPRDRAVMPYWVPQGLRSQKVVKRLENVKGIPDCPQDTRRWYGCWRVCGSQHLLLKWQRLQALYQDKLPGLQEDEPHAGRLGLLLPISFNLLTLLQVVLRAIMAIRHLFWD is encoded by the exons ATGATACCAGCAACCCCAAGAGGAAAAG GGGGTCGGGACCGAGTTGCCCCGCGCAAGCACAGATCCATCCACAGGAAATG GAAGGGTTCGTTTCAGACCTTTGGAAAGGATGTGTGCATCACGGGTCAGTCG GTGTACCCTGGCCTCTGCACTGTCCCCCAGGACTATGTGTGTTGCCAATGCTATTCCAAGTTTGGGGGCCACCTGCCTGTGCCCCGGGCTGATGCACTGCTGCCCTACTGGGTGCCTCTGTCCCTGAGACCACGAAAGCAG GTCTCGAAGATGATGCGGTGTTACGTCCCCAGAGCCATGAGGTCGTGCCGGTGCTCCTGCCACTGCTTTGGGGGCCGCCTTCCGATGCCCAGGGACAGGGCTGTCATGCCCTACTGGGTGCCCCAGGGGCTGAGGTCACAGAAG GTGGTGAAGAGGCTGGAGAATGTGAAAGGCATTCCAG ATTGCCCCCAGGACACACGCAGATGGTATGGCTGTTGGCGGGTCTGTGGGAGCCAGCATCTCCTCCTCAAGTGGCAGCGGCTCCAAGCCCTATATCAAGATAAGCTGCCAGGTCTTCAGGAGGACGAGCCACATGCTGGCCGCTTAGGCCTCCTCCTACCCATCAGCTTCAATCTCCTGACCCTGCTTCAGGTGGTCCTGAGGGCCATCATGGCCATTCG TCATTTGTTTTGGGACTGA
- the CUNH16orf95 gene encoding uncharacterized protein C16orf95 homolog isoform X2 — MAVSRKGSFQTFGKDVCITGQSVYPGLCTVPQDYVCCQCYSKFGGHLPVPRADALLPYWVPLSLRPRKQVSKMMRCYVPRAMRSCRCSCHCFGGRLPMPRDRAVMPYWVPQGLRSQKVVKRLENVKGIPDCPQDTRRWYGCWRVCGSQHLLLKWQRLQALYQDKLPGLQEDEPHAGRLGLLLPISFNLLTLLQVVLRAIMAIRHLFWD, encoded by the exons ATGGCTGTATCCAG GAAGGGTTCGTTTCAGACCTTTGGAAAGGATGTGTGCATCACGGGTCAGTCG GTGTACCCTGGCCTCTGCACTGTCCCCCAGGACTATGTGTGTTGCCAATGCTATTCCAAGTTTGGGGGCCACCTGCCTGTGCCCCGGGCTGATGCACTGCTGCCCTACTGGGTGCCTCTGTCCCTGAGACCACGAAAGCAG GTCTCGAAGATGATGCGGTGTTACGTCCCCAGAGCCATGAGGTCGTGCCGGTGCTCCTGCCACTGCTTTGGGGGCCGCCTTCCGATGCCCAGGGACAGGGCTGTCATGCCCTACTGGGTGCCCCAGGGGCTGAGGTCACAGAAG GTGGTGAAGAGGCTGGAGAATGTGAAAGGCATTCCAG ATTGCCCCCAGGACACACGCAGATGGTATGGCTGTTGGCGGGTCTGTGGGAGCCAGCATCTCCTCCTCAAGTGGCAGCGGCTCCAAGCCCTATATCAAGATAAGCTGCCAGGTCTTCAGGAGGACGAGCCACATGCTGGCCGCTTAGGCCTCCTCCTACCCATCAGCTTCAATCTCCTGACCCTGCTTCAGGTGGTCCTGAGGGCCATCATGGCCATTCG TCATTTGTTTTGGGACTGA